Proteins from a genomic interval of Zingiber officinale cultivar Zhangliang chromosome 2A, Zo_v1.1, whole genome shotgun sequence:
- the LOC122042552 gene encoding cinnamoyl-CoA reductase 1-like, whose translation MTPAFVHRDRNTVCVMDAASRLGVSLVMRLLQRGYTVHAAAYSRTGDFSATLERLSAEDRRRLRLFAADPLDYHSIVDAVGGCSGLFYAFEPPQDQPYDDLVVDVEVRSAHNVVEACAQVETMERVVFTSSVTAVIWREGREPAVEFDEREWSEPSFCRKNKLWHAAAKTLAEKTAWALAMDRGVDMISINAGLVMLPELSVNPPYLKGALEMYRAGVLVTVDVDFLVDAHLAVYESAEAYGRYLCFDNVICRPLDAAKLAQMICPDALHPPAARNELKVAEQHIQNKKLNQVLMDFDPGRRVDE comes from the exons ATGACGCCGGCCTTCGTCCACCGTGATCGGAACACGGTCTGCGTCATGGACGCTGCGTCTCGCCTCGGCGTCTCCCTCGTCATGCGACTCCTGCAAAGAGGATACACAGTTCATGCCGCCGCCTACAGCCGGA CTGGCGACTTTAGTGCGACCTTGGAGCGGTTATCGGCCGAGGACCGGCGGCGGCTACGTCTCTTTGCAGCCGACCCCTTGGACTACCACAGCATCGTCGACGCCGTCGGCGGCTGCTCGGGACTCTTCTACGCCTTCGAGCCCCCGCAGGATCAGCCCTATGAC GATTTGGTGGTGGACGTCGAGGTGAGATCCGCTCACAACGTGGTGGAAGCATGCGCACAGGTGGAAACTATGGAGCGGGTGGTGTTCACCTCCTCGGTGACCGCCGTGATTTGGAGAGAAGGCCGTGAACCGGCGGTGGAATTCGACGAGAGAGAATGGAGCGAACCCTCCTTCTGCAGGAAAAACAAA CTTTGGCACGCGGCGGCGAAGACGCTGGCGGAGAAGACGGCATGGGCGTTGGCGATGGACAGGGGCGTCGACATGATCTCCATCAACGCGGGGCTGGTGATGCTGCCCGAGCTCTCCGTCAACCCCCCCTACTTGAAGGGCGCTCTGGAGATGTACCGCGCCGGCGTCCTCGTCACGGTGGACGTCGACTTCCTTGTCGACGCCCACCTCGCCGTGTACGAGAGCGCCGAGGCTTACGGACGCTACCTCTGCTTTGACAACGTGATTTGCCGGCCACTGGACGCCGCCAAACTGGCGCAGATGATCTGCCCCGACGCCCTCCACCCCCCTGCTGCACG GAACGAGCTGAAGGTGGCAGAGCAGCATATCCAGAACAAGAAGCTTAACCAGGTACTGATGGACTTCGATCCAGGCAGAAGGGTCGATGAGTAG